A single genomic interval of Alteromonas sp. BL110 harbors:
- a CDS encoding invasion associated locus B family protein, translated as MKYLVLVSLILASFSSWAVTTSNYESWSLLCNDSSVCTLSQLVAKDKKATKVLLGVNVDYSYSKNFPVLIIKLPKNTLTKNGVGVKIDDFAPLQVPFSGCDEKTCQSIIKIDSELLDQMNNGRTMLVAFQKSENQQVTLPISLAGFDEAYKQLTSRVKQ; from the coding sequence GTGAAATATTTAGTATTAGTTAGTTTGATACTCGCATCGTTTTCTTCATGGGCTGTAACAACGAGTAATTATGAAAGTTGGAGTTTACTGTGCAATGATTCTTCAGTGTGCACGCTTAGCCAACTTGTTGCCAAAGATAAAAAAGCAACTAAGGTGTTGTTGGGCGTTAACGTTGATTATTCTTATTCAAAGAATTTTCCCGTTTTAATAATAAAGCTACCTAAAAATACGCTTACTAAAAATGGGGTCGGAGTAAAAATAGATGATTTTGCTCCATTACAAGTACCCTTTTCCGGGTGTGATGAAAAGACTTGCCAGAGTATAATTAAAATAGATAGTGAGCTTTTAGACCAAATGAATAACGGTAGAACCATGCTAGTCGCATTTCAAAAGTCTGAGAACCAACAAGTTACCCTACCCATATCATTAGCTGGCTTTGACGAAGCATACAAACAGCTTACTTCAAGAGTTAAACAATAA
- a CDS encoding LysR family transcriptional regulator gives MLLDDLNVVIKVAEFRNITAAATHLNMRTATASAAVKRVEQALGAELFVRTTRSLRLSSAGERFLPTCEQAMSMLATAKQTLKGDTGVIEGELRLGLSSDLGRNVIAPWLDDFMEEHEKISVKLNLNDSNIDFYRDPIDLALRYGSPDDASVYGFKICDVPRLLVASPSYISSYGAPKNFEDLQSHNGLFYQLHDKVYNQWEFVQGDKPIKVIMQGNRTANDGEMVRRWAVAGKGVAVKSSLDCCDDIINGRLVTLLPDYQPKPTQLWLICPSRQSITPAVRLLRDMLKVRCAECLTQLEKAGVHTKT, from the coding sequence ATGTTACTCGATGACTTAAATGTTGTAATAAAAGTAGCCGAATTTAGAAACATTACCGCTGCAGCAACACATTTGAATATGCGAACCGCAACGGCAAGTGCTGCGGTTAAACGCGTAGAGCAAGCACTTGGCGCGGAACTGTTTGTTCGCACTACCCGTTCGCTTAGGCTTTCTTCTGCAGGTGAACGTTTCCTTCCAACGTGTGAACAAGCCATGTCGATGCTGGCCACTGCTAAACAGACCTTAAAGGGTGATACCGGCGTTATTGAAGGTGAACTAAGGCTTGGTTTATCGTCTGATCTGGGGCGCAATGTGATTGCCCCTTGGCTTGACGACTTTATGGAAGAGCATGAAAAAATAAGCGTTAAGCTTAATTTAAATGACAGTAATATCGACTTCTATCGCGACCCAATAGACTTAGCTCTACGTTATGGCTCGCCTGACGATGCGAGCGTTTACGGGTTTAAGATATGTGATGTACCGCGCTTACTTGTTGCCTCTCCGTCTTATATTAGCTCTTATGGTGCACCTAAAAACTTCGAAGACCTGCAAAGTCACAACGGCCTTTTTTATCAGCTGCACGATAAAGTGTATAACCAATGGGAATTCGTACAAGGCGATAAACCGATAAAGGTAATAATGCAGGGCAACAGGACAGCAAACGACGGTGAAATGGTTAGAAGATGGGCGGTAGCAGGCAAAGGCGTAGCCGTTAAATCGAGTCTAGACTGTTGTGACGACATTATAAATGGCCGGCTTGTTACCTTGTTGCCAGATTACCAACCGAAGCCCACGCAACTTTGGCTTATTTGCCCAAGCCGCCAGTCTATTACACCAGCGGTTAGGCTATTAAGAGATATGCTAAAAGTGCGCTGTGCCGAGTGTTTAACACAGCTCGAAAAAGCAGGCGTACATACCAAAACTTAG
- a CDS encoding zinc-binding alcohol dehydrogenase family protein, with the protein MKAIGYTRSLDINEPDVLMDLEVDKPSASGRDLLVKISAIAVNPVDYKIRQRVNPEGGEPKILGWDAVGEVVDIGADVSEFSVGDRVYYAGDLTRAGSNAEFQLVDERIVGKAPKSLSDSDAAALPLTTITAYELLFDHLALKQQREKSDEVVLVVGAAGGVGSIMLQLLKALTGATVIATASRESSKKWVQELGADHVVDHSKPLAEQIKALEIGEVTHVASLNNTHQYIDTYVEVMKPKGKLALIDDPESLDVAKLKQKSLSLHWEFMFTRSMFETDDMAEQSRLLSHVAALIDEGKVKTTVGKHLGKIDASNLIQAHRILEEGSAIGKLVLEGF; encoded by the coding sequence ATGAAAGCTATTGGCTATACCCGCTCGCTCGATATAAATGAACCTGATGTATTAATGGACTTAGAAGTCGATAAACCTAGTGCTTCAGGTCGAGACTTGCTTGTAAAAATAAGTGCGATAGCGGTAAACCCTGTTGATTATAAAATTAGGCAGCGCGTAAACCCAGAGGGCGGAGAGCCCAAGATACTAGGCTGGGATGCAGTAGGTGAGGTAGTTGATATTGGCGCTGATGTTTCTGAATTTTCAGTAGGCGATAGGGTTTACTATGCTGGCGATCTCACCCGAGCTGGTTCAAACGCAGAATTTCAACTGGTCGACGAACGTATTGTCGGAAAAGCACCTAAGTCTTTATCTGACAGTGACGCAGCAGCACTTCCGCTTACAACAATTACTGCTTATGAATTATTGTTTGACCATCTCGCCCTTAAGCAGCAGAGAGAAAAAAGCGACGAAGTGGTACTTGTTGTAGGCGCAGCAGGAGGCGTGGGCTCTATCATGCTTCAGCTTCTCAAAGCGCTAACGGGGGCGACAGTTATTGCTACCGCATCCCGTGAAAGCTCTAAAAAGTGGGTACAGGAATTAGGTGCCGACCATGTAGTTGACCACAGTAAACCTCTGGCTGAGCAAATTAAAGCATTAGAAATAGGTGAAGTGACACACGTTGCAAGTTTGAATAATACCCATCAATACATCGATACTTATGTAGAGGTGATGAAACCCAAAGGTAAGCTTGCATTAATTGACGACCCAGAAAGTTTGGATGTAGCAAAGCTTAAACAAAAGAGCCTGTCGCTTCATTGGGAATTTATGTTTACCCGTTCTATGTTCGAAACCGATGATATGGCAGAGCAAAGTCGTCTACTTTCACACGTAGCAGCGCTTATCGACGAGGGTAAAGTTAAGACTACGGTAGGTAAGCATTTGGGTAAAATTGATGCTTCAAATCTTATACAAGCCCATAGGATACTTGAAGAGGGAAGCGCAATCGGCAAGCTTGTATTAGAGGGTTTTTAG
- a CDS encoding catalase: MAESFKYEGNKGKGGELHQKAGDGYPTMTTAQGCPVHDDQNSLKAGVRGPTALEDHVMREKIFHFDHERIPERVVHARGYGAHGYFETYESLSDITCAEIFQEKGKKTPVFTRFSTVAGNQGSPDLARDVRGFAVKFYTQEGNWDLVGNNIPVFFIQDAIKFPDLIHSAKQEPDRGFPQAQTAHDNFWDFTSLSPESVHMLMWAMSDRAIPRSFRFMEGFGVHTFKLINAKGEMKYVKFHWKPKQGMQSVVWNEALKINGADPDFHRRDLWNSILAGDFPEWELGMQIFDQEFADNFEFDVLDATKLIPEEQVPVKIVGKMVLNKVVDNFFAETEQVAFCTQNIVPGIDFTNDPLLQGRNFSYLDTQLKRLGSTNFTHLPINAPKCPMRHFQQDGHMAMHNPKGRANYEPNSWEADEDNPRACPAHGFQSHNEEVSGEKVRHRSETFADHYSQARQFYISQTETEKEHIRDAFAFELSKVERLAIRERVVSHLLNVDKDLAEAVAEALGFSEMPEPAEAAMETRQDLVESDALSILKNAPDTFKGRKLGILVSDDLDGELLSNVKTALDNEGAMYEIVAPQIGGVTCDKGNSVDAQQKVDGGPSVLYDAVLLLMSKSGAEKLAGKPEAKDFVSDAFAHNKFIGYTDAAMPLIQAVGLDSMMDEGFVDLKQKSADEFIKTLRGIRYWARS, translated from the coding sequence ATGGCTGAATCATTCAAATATGAAGGAAACAAGGGAAAAGGCGGCGAATTACACCAAAAGGCAGGAGATGGTTATCCGACTATGACGACAGCTCAAGGCTGTCCTGTACATGACGACCAGAACTCTTTAAAAGCTGGCGTACGCGGACCAACAGCGTTAGAAGACCACGTAATGCGTGAGAAGATCTTTCATTTCGACCACGAGCGCATTCCAGAGAGGGTAGTCCATGCAAGAGGTTATGGCGCCCACGGTTACTTTGAAACATATGAGTCTCTTTCCGATATAACTTGCGCGGAAATTTTTCAAGAGAAAGGCAAAAAGACTCCGGTATTCACTAGATTCTCTACCGTAGCGGGTAACCAAGGTTCTCCAGATTTAGCGCGAGATGTACGTGGTTTTGCCGTTAAATTTTACACCCAAGAGGGCAATTGGGATTTAGTTGGCAATAATATTCCTGTTTTCTTCATCCAAGATGCTATCAAGTTTCCAGATCTAATTCACTCGGCTAAACAAGAGCCTGATCGAGGTTTTCCACAAGCGCAAACCGCGCATGATAACTTTTGGGACTTCACCAGTTTAAGCCCAGAGTCTGTTCACATGCTTATGTGGGCGATGTCAGATCGTGCTATTCCCCGTTCATTCCGTTTTATGGAAGGTTTTGGTGTTCATACTTTCAAGCTGATAAATGCTAAAGGAGAAATGAAGTATGTGAAGTTTCATTGGAAACCGAAACAGGGCATGCAGTCAGTCGTTTGGAATGAAGCACTGAAAATTAACGGTGCTGATCCAGATTTTCACCGACGAGATCTGTGGAACTCTATTCTTGCTGGTGATTTCCCAGAATGGGAATTAGGTATGCAGATATTCGATCAAGAGTTTGCCGATAATTTTGAATTTGACGTGCTAGATGCAACAAAGCTTATCCCAGAAGAACAAGTACCCGTTAAGATTGTAGGCAAAATGGTACTTAATAAAGTGGTAGATAACTTCTTCGCTGAAACTGAGCAAGTTGCATTTTGTACACAAAATATTGTGCCCGGTATTGATTTTACCAACGATCCATTACTACAGGGGCGTAACTTCTCTTATTTAGATACGCAGCTAAAACGATTAGGTAGTACCAATTTCACTCACCTACCCATTAATGCTCCTAAATGCCCGATGCGTCACTTTCAGCAAGACGGCCACATGGCGATGCATAATCCGAAAGGGCGCGCCAATTACGAACCGAATTCTTGGGAAGCTGATGAAGATAACCCGCGCGCGTGTCCTGCCCATGGATTCCAGTCACATAATGAAGAGGTTTCTGGTGAAAAAGTTAGACACCGCTCAGAAACTTTCGCTGACCATTATAGTCAGGCACGTCAGTTTTATATCAGCCAAACTGAAACCGAGAAAGAACATATTCGCGATGCATTCGCTTTTGAGCTATCCAAAGTAGAGCGTTTGGCCATCCGTGAAAGAGTTGTCTCACATCTGCTAAATGTTGATAAGGATTTAGCTGAAGCGGTTGCTGAAGCGCTAGGCTTTAGCGAAATGCCTGAGCCGGCAGAGGCTGCAATGGAGACTAGACAAGATCTAGTTGAATCGGATGCGTTAAGTATTCTTAAAAATGCGCCAGATACGTTTAAGGGAAGAAAGCTCGGTATACTGGTAAGTGATGACCTTGACGGTGAATTACTTAGTAACGTAAAAACTGCTTTAGATAACGAAGGCGCGATGTACGAGATTGTTGCACCGCAAATTGGTGGTGTTACTTGTGATAAGGGCAATTCAGTAGATGCGCAGCAGAAGGTCGATGGCGGACCGTCGGTATTGTACGATGCAGTGCTGTTATTGATGTCTAAGTCTGGAGCTGAAAAGTTAGCGGGCAAGCCTGAAGCAAAAGACTTTGTATCAGATGCGTTTGCTCACAATAAGTTTATTGGTTACACAGATGCTGCTATGCCGCTTATTCAGGCAGTTGGCTTAGATAGCATGATGGACGAAGGTTTTGTTGACCTTAAACAAAAGTCAGCAGACGAATTTATTAAAACATTACGTGGTATTCGTTATTGGGCGAGATCGTAA
- a CDS encoding SDR family oxidoreductase, with the protein MSKQDQYTMTDPRTQYDNGGTHYNDDQPDPALDKKLDPSADHGEDTYRGSDRLRGRKALVTGGDSGIGRAVAIAYAREGADVVINYLPSEQEDGEKTVAILEEAGVKAKGIAGDIKDEDFCVSLVEEANAFLDGLDILVNNAGKQKFVENIEDITTEQFRTTFETNVFAMFWITKAAAKYMPPGGSIINSTSIQCYQPSPGLLDYSSTKGAITSFTKSCAKMLIEKGIRVNGVAPGPIWTPIQQSGGQAPGKLPDFGEDTPLGRAGQPAELAPAYVYLASQESSYVTAEILGVTGGKHLP; encoded by the coding sequence ATGTCAAAGCAAGACCAATACACAATGACCGACCCTCGTACTCAATATGATAACGGTGGGACCCATTATAACGATGACCAACCTGACCCAGCATTAGATAAAAAGTTAGACCCTTCAGCTGATCATGGTGAAGATACTTATCGAGGAAGTGATAGATTAAGAGGTCGAAAGGCACTCGTTACGGGCGGAGACTCTGGCATTGGTAGAGCAGTCGCTATCGCCTATGCGCGAGAAGGGGCTGATGTTGTCATCAACTACCTTCCCTCTGAGCAGGAAGATGGAGAAAAAACTGTTGCCATTTTAGAGGAGGCAGGTGTAAAAGCGAAGGGCATAGCCGGAGACATCAAAGACGAAGACTTCTGCGTTTCCCTTGTAGAAGAGGCGAACGCCTTTTTAGACGGTCTCGATATTCTCGTAAATAATGCTGGCAAGCAGAAATTTGTAGAAAATATTGAGGATATCACTACCGAGCAGTTTAGAACGACGTTCGAAACCAACGTTTTCGCCATGTTTTGGATTACTAAAGCGGCGGCTAAATATATGCCGCCAGGTGGTAGCATTATCAATTCTACATCTATTCAGTGCTATCAGCCTTCACCCGGACTACTCGATTATTCTTCAACTAAAGGTGCCATTACTTCGTTTACCAAATCGTGCGCCAAAATGTTGATAGAAAAAGGGATCAGGGTGAATGGCGTGGCCCCTGGACCCATTTGGACGCCAATACAACAGAGTGGGGGGCAAGCACCGGGTAAGCTTCCTGATTTTGGTGAAGATACGCCTCTAGGCCGTGCAGGGCAGCCTGCTGAACTTGCTCCAGCGTATGTGTATTTAGCATCTCAAGAATCTAGCTATGTCACTGCCGAAATATTAGGGGTAACAGGCGGTAAACACCTTCCATAA
- a CDS encoding ferritin-like domain-containing protein, translating into MSSTAKVISELCQLDFDALAAYEATLERIEEPSLKETIATFRDDHQAHIESLNQMLVQRSEDRITEADFKKVLTKGKVVIAGLINDKAILKAMVVNEEVTTKAYEKAVDHDGFTPQERATIERHWADEKRHKQWFSDAAERL; encoded by the coding sequence ATGTCATCTACTGCAAAAGTGATATCGGAACTATGCCAATTAGACTTTGATGCTCTTGCTGCCTACGAGGCAACACTAGAACGTATAGAAGAGCCGAGTCTCAAGGAGACAATAGCGACGTTTCGAGACGACCACCAAGCGCATATCGAATCGCTAAACCAAATGCTAGTCCAACGGAGTGAGGATAGAATTACCGAAGCCGATTTCAAAAAAGTACTGACGAAGGGAAAAGTTGTCATTGCAGGGCTTATCAACGATAAAGCGATTCTTAAAGCGATGGTTGTTAATGAAGAGGTCACAACTAAAGCGTATGAAAAAGCCGTAGACCATGACGGTTTTACACCACAGGAGCGTGCTACGATAGAAAGGCACTGGGCAGATGAGAAGCGTCATAAGCAATGGTTCTCTGACGCTGCTGAAAGATTGTAA
- a CDS encoding peroxiredoxin-like family protein has translation MSSLKAQTQEKVDAGRKNNPAFMEGVDREIEKARTFQKGEKALDVDSTAPDFKLPSATGTSFQLSEALHKGAVVLTFYRGSWCPYCNLQLNALQKINDEIKALGAQLVAISPESPDSSLSAEQIKQLPFTVVSDQGAKVAATYGVAWEVPEFLLEHMRNDRQLDLEAINDGNSNILPIPATFVLNKSGTVVWRYVDVDYRTRAEPQEIISALQKAN, from the coding sequence ATGTCATCTCTTAAAGCTCAAACTCAAGAAAAAGTAGACGCTGGACGAAAAAACAACCCTGCATTTATGGAAGGTGTTGATAGGGAGATTGAAAAGGCCCGCACATTCCAGAAAGGCGAAAAAGCGCTTGATGTAGATAGCACCGCGCCAGATTTCAAACTTCCTTCTGCAACGGGAACGTCATTTCAGCTATCCGAGGCACTACATAAAGGCGCTGTAGTACTTACGTTCTATCGAGGCAGTTGGTGCCCATATTGCAACCTACAGCTAAACGCATTGCAAAAAATCAATGATGAAATTAAGGCATTAGGTGCACAACTTGTCGCCATTAGTCCAGAAAGCCCAGACAGCAGTTTAAGTGCGGAGCAGATCAAGCAGTTACCTTTTACTGTCGTATCAGATCAGGGCGCAAAAGTTGCCGCTACCTATGGCGTGGCCTGGGAAGTACCTGAGTTTTTACTTGAGCATATGCGTAACGACCGCCAGCTCGATTTAGAAGCGATTAATGATGGCAATAGCAATATTCTTCCCATACCTGCAACATTTGTTTTAAATAAAAGTGGAACAGTTGTTTGGCGCTACGTTGATGTAGATTATAGAACGCGCGCTGAGCCCCAAGAAATTATAAGCGCGCTTCAAAAGGCTAACTAA
- a CDS encoding YhdH/YhfP family quinone oxidoreductase gives MTSFKALLVEKQEDKSFTRGVTERSLNDLPEGTLLIKVEYSSLNYKDALSATGNPGVSRNFPHTPGIDAAGTVVSCDNNSFKEGDEVIVTGYDLGMNTPGGFGEYIKIPSEWAVAKPDGLTLRESMVIGTAGFTAGLSVQGLVEHGVTPEKGDILVTGATGGVGSVAVALLANAGFSVVACTGKKEHESFLQTLGANKVITRDALLENKERPMLKEQYAGAVDTVGGEYLAQAIKATQYGGSVTCCGLTASADLDVSVFPFILRGVSLLGIDSVQCPMPPRLRLWDKLASEWKLNCLDDLTEEVSLDDVSQKIDAILKGELWGRTLVKL, from the coding sequence ATGACATCGTTTAAGGCTTTGCTTGTAGAAAAACAGGAAGATAAATCATTTACCCGTGGCGTCACTGAGCGCTCACTCAATGACTTACCAGAGGGCACACTGCTCATCAAGGTAGAGTATTCATCACTTAACTATAAAGATGCCTTGTCTGCGACAGGTAATCCAGGCGTTAGCAGAAACTTTCCTCACACTCCAGGCATAGATGCAGCAGGCACAGTGGTGTCATGTGATAACAACAGCTTCAAAGAGGGCGATGAAGTTATCGTCACAGGTTATGACCTTGGCATGAATACGCCCGGCGGCTTTGGTGAGTACATTAAAATTCCTAGTGAATGGGCAGTCGCAAAGCCAGATGGCCTTACGCTAAGAGAATCTATGGTTATTGGCACTGCGGGTTTCACTGCAGGGCTTTCGGTACAAGGATTGGTTGAACATGGCGTAACACCTGAAAAGGGTGATATTTTGGTTACAGGCGCCACAGGGGGCGTAGGCTCTGTAGCAGTTGCCCTACTAGCGAACGCTGGCTTTTCTGTGGTGGCATGTACTGGCAAAAAAGAACATGAGTCATTCTTACAAACACTTGGTGCCAATAAAGTAATAACTCGCGACGCGCTGTTAGAAAATAAAGAGCGCCCTATGTTAAAAGAGCAATACGCTGGCGCTGTAGATACTGTGGGCGGAGAATACTTGGCGCAAGCTATCAAGGCAACTCAATATGGTGGTTCGGTTACATGTTGCGGGCTGACGGCTTCAGCTGATCTAGATGTAAGCGTATTTCCTTTTATTTTACGCGGCGTATCACTACTTGGCATTGACTCAGTACAATGCCCCATGCCCCCTAGATTAAGGCTTTGGGATAAATTAGCCAGCGAATGGAAACTAAATTGCCTCGATGACCTTACGGAGGAAGTTTCGTTAGACGACGTTAGCCAAAAAATAGATGCCATTTTGAAAGGCGAACTGTGGGGTAGAACATTAGTTAAGCTTTAG
- a CDS encoding winged helix-turn-helix transcriptional regulator translates to MATNLKSVETEPCDTVTKVKGNAANAKQCSSESSNDSKQYICGVAVSLEIIGGKWKGVILWHLCHKTLRFSQLRRRLQGVTQKMLTQQLRELERDGLVNRKVYAEVPPRVEYSLTELGRTLEPTLRQLCDWGRAYNDDYR, encoded by the coding sequence ATGGCAACAAATTTGAAAAGTGTAGAAACAGAGCCATGCGATACGGTTACTAAAGTCAAAGGGAACGCCGCGAATGCAAAACAGTGCTCTAGTGAAAGCTCAAACGACTCTAAGCAATACATTTGTGGTGTTGCGGTATCGCTTGAGATTATCGGTGGTAAATGGAAGGGCGTTATTTTGTGGCACCTCTGCCATAAAACACTACGCTTCAGTCAATTGCGAAGGCGTTTGCAAGGCGTTACTCAAAAAATGCTTACTCAGCAATTAAGAGAGTTAGAGCGTGATGGTTTGGTTAACCGGAAGGTGTATGCTGAGGTGCCTCCGCGTGTGGAGTACTCACTCACTGAATTAGGTCGCACGTTAGAACCAACTCTACGACAGCTATGTGATTGGGGTAGGGCATACAATGATGACTACAGATAA